Part of the Synechococcus sp. UW69 genome is shown below.
AGAGTCAGGCTTTGATCAAGCACTTTCAGAGTATAGAGAAAGTATGATTTGTTCCGAAACGCTTGAGACTAACATTTGCCAGATACATCAGGGTCAATGATTTGCTTGGTTGTATCTGATAGCACTTGGATCTGAAACAAGCTTCAAACTGGCTGGCAAAACTTCTGAGAAAATTATGGGGTGATTTGAATTGCATGGCTTTCACAATCTTCTTTGCAACGTCAACTGGTAAAACTGAAGACGTCGCTGATCGGCTGAAGGAGCTTCTCCCCGGAACTGAAGCGAAGGATGTCGACAACATTGACTCAATTGATGAGTTGGTCTCTGCCGAGTCGTTGATTTGCTGTGTTCCGACATGGAATACTGGTGCTGACGAGGCACGCTCTGGAACGGCTTGGGACGATTTGGTTCAAGAAATCCCAGACAAAGATTTTGCTGGGAAATCTGTAGCCATTGTCGGCTTGGGAGACTCTTCTGGCTATTCAGATTTCTTCTGTGATGCTATGGAAGAACTGTATACAGCATTTCTTCAATCTGGAGCTAAATTGATTGGTAAAGTACCTACTGAAGGCTATACCTATGATGATTCGAAAAGTGTGATTGATGGTAAGTTTTGCGGTCTCGCAATCGATGAAGACAATGAGTCGGAGTTAACAGACCAACGACTTCAAGCATGGGTTCAGCAAATCAATGCAGAGTCGTAAGTTTCGTATTTGAATTCAATCGAAAGCGCCCTCAAGGGCGCTTTTTTTAACGGTGTACCCAGTCCACTCGAACGTCCTTGCGCTGGTTGAGATACTTATCAATCGCCATCGCTGCAATGCACCCATCTGAACAAGCGACAACAGCCTGTTTGAAGGGAGTGTTGCGAATGTCGCCGATTGCCCAAACTCCTTCCACATCCGTCATCATGTCATTGTTGACACGAACTCCTCCATTGGCATTGATTGGTATTTGCTCTTGGAGGTAGTCGGTGATCGGTAATGAGCCAGTGGAGTAAACAAATGCACCTTGAACCAATATTTCTTGCGTATTATCCTGCCCAAAGGATTGCACCTTGACGCTGGACACTCCATTCTCGTCCCCCTCAATCGAGCTTAATCGTGTTCTTTTCCAATGCTTGACATTGCTGGAATCAAGTAATATCTGAACTTCAACTGAATTTATGTTTGGCTTGTTGTTGGTTACCCAATGTACTGTCGATGCGAACTTTGTTAGAACAAGTGCTTCATCGATTGCTTCTTGGTTTGATCCATAGACCACAACTTCTTGATTTTTGTAGAATGCTCCATCACAAGTTGCGCAGTAACTTACACCTCTGCCAAGAAACTCATTTTCCCCGGGTAGTGTCGATGCTCTTCCCATCGCACCTGTTGCTAGCACTAAGGTCTTGCCGACGAATGTTCCCTCCGGTGTGTAGACGATCTTTTCAGTATCCGACATAATGATTCCATAGACTTGGGCTTGTTTATATTCAGCCCCATAGCTGATTGCTTGATTTCTCATCGTTTTCAGGAGATCTTCTCCTGATGCATCACCTGCCACGCCAGGGTAGTTGGCAATTTTGTGTGTGATCGCTAGTGCTCCAACAGCTGGATTCTTATCCAGGATGATTGTTGATAAATTTGATCTTGCTGTATACAAAGCACAGGAACAACCTGCAGGTCCCCCACCGATGATTACAACATCTGCATTATTGATATCTGTCATGAGAATCTTTTGGTAATACTCAGATCTTGAATATTTTCAGA
Proteins encoded:
- a CDS encoding NAD(P)/FAD-dependent oxidoreductase, giving the protein MTDINNADVVIIGGGPAGCSCALYTARSNLSTIILDKNPAVGALAITHKIANYPGVAGDASGEDLLKTMRNQAISYGAEYKQAQVYGIIMSDTEKIVYTPEGTFVGKTLVLATGAMGRASTLPGENEFLGRGVSYCATCDGAFYKNQEVVVYGSNQEAIDEALVLTKFASTVHWVTNNKPNINSVEVQILLDSSNVKHWKRTRLSSIEGDENGVSSVKVQSFGQDNTQEILVQGAFVYSTGSLPITDYLQEQIPINANGGVRVNNDMMTDVEGVWAIGDIRNTPFKQAVVACSDGCIAAMAIDKYLNQRKDVRVDWVHR
- the fldA gene encoding flavodoxin FldA — translated: MAFTIFFATSTGKTEDVADRLKELLPGTEAKDVDNIDSIDELVSAESLICCVPTWNTGADEARSGTAWDDLVQEIPDKDFAGKSVAIVGLGDSSGYSDFFCDAMEELYTAFLQSGAKLIGKVPTEGYTYDDSKSVIDGKFCGLAIDEDNESELTDQRLQAWVQQINAES